DNA sequence from the Streptomyces sp. MST-110588 genome:
GACTTCGCCGACCTGACCCTCGGCATCTGGGGCTGCCCGCACGACTGGTTCGGTCTCAGCACGCCGTTCGCCTGCTGATACCCGGGTGCGGGGGCCGATGCCACGCGGCCCCCGCACCGCCCGGGCATCCGCCTCCCCGACCTCACAGGGCAGTACAGCCGGCGCGCAGCATCTCCGCTGAGGCGCGGCACCCTTCGGTGCGGGCTGTGTAACGGGGGCCCGCGTCCGTCACGTGCGACGGGCGCGCGAGAACGTACGGAAGATCCACCACGCCCCGCCGGCCGAAGCCGAAGAGCCCTGAGCCCCGAGCCCGAAGAAGGAGCCATGGAATTTCTGGTGCTCCCGGACAGCCCGGCGGCCGACGGCATCGCCGAGGCGGCCCGGCAGGCCGCGGGCCGTGATGCCGCGCGGTCTCCGGCCCGGACTCCGTCCCCGGCCCGGACCCCGTCCCTGACCCGGACCCTCACCCATGCCTCCGGGCGGCCCTGGCTGCTGGGTGACTGGACGGATGAGGAACTGACGCTGGTCACCGCGGGCCCCCGCCGGCTGGCGCTGCTCGGCACCACCCGCCTGGACGCCGGCACCGCGCGGCGTGCCCTTGCCGCCGCGCGGACCCCGCACGACCTGGACGCCGTGGCCCGCACCCTGCCGGGCGTCTTCCACCTGGCGGCCTCGATGGACGGCCGGACCCGTACGCAGGGCACCCTGTCCACCTACCGGCAGGTCTTCCACACGCGGGTCGCGGGCGTCACGGTGGCCGCCGCCTCCCCGGCGCCCCTGACCGCCCTCACCGGGGCGCGTACCGACGACGCCACCCTCGCGGTACGGCTGCTGGCCCCGCTGATCCCCTGGCCGCTGAGCATGCGCTCCGTCTGGACCGGGATCGATCAGCTCCCGCTGGGCAGTTGGCTGCACACCGACGCGGACGGGCGCTCGCGCACCGTGCGCTGGTGGCAGCCGCCCGAGCCGGACGCGACACCGAGGCAGGCGGCGCAGGCGGTGCGCGCGGCGCTGCTGGACGCCCTGTCGGTACGGGCCGGCCGGCACGGCACCCTCAGCGCCGACCTGTCCGGCGGCATGGACTCCACCAGCCTGTGCTTCCTGGCCGACACCTGCGGTGCCGACCTGATCACCCACCACTGGAAGCCGCTGGACCCGGCCAACGACGACGCGCACTGGGCCGCACAGGCCGCCGCGCACCTGCCGCGTGCCCGCCACCACGTCGTACCGGCGCGCTCCGGCCCGACCTGGTACGAGGCCCCGCCGCGCCCCGACGAGGCCCGCGCCGCCACCGAGGGCCCCTTCACCTGGAACCGCAACCGGCTGCACATGGAACAGGTCGCCCGTACCGTCGCGGCCGACGGCTCCGGCCTGCATCTGATCGGCGTCGGCGGCGACGAGCTGTTCATCACGCTGCCCACCTACCTGTGGTCGCTGGCGCGCGCCCACCCGCTGCGCAGCCTGCCCGTCGTCCACCGCTGCCGGGCCGCCAACCGCTGGCCGCTGCGCGCCACCGTCAAAGAACTCCTGCACTCCGGCACCTTCGCCCGCTCGCTGGCCGTCACCGCGGACACCCTGGCCGACCCGCTGCGCCGCCCCACCGACGTACGCCTGCGCTGGGGAGCCGAACCGCGGATGCCGGCCTGGGCCACCCGCGACGCCGTCGAGGCGGTGCGCTCGCTGCTGTACGAGGGCGCCGCAGCCGGGCAGCCGCCGCTGGCACCGGGCCGCGCCCAGCACCAGATCCTGGAGAACGTGCTGTTCGGCGGCGCCAACGTGCGGCAGATGGACGCGGCCATGGCCCGGTTCGGTGTGCGCTGGCAGGCGCCGTTCCTGGACGACCGGGTGGTCGAGGCGGCGCTGACCATCCGGATCGAGGACCGCTTCCGGCGCGGCAGCTACAAGCCGGTGCTGGCCGCGGCCATGCGCGGCATCGTCCCGCAGCCGGTGCTGGACCGCCGCACCAAAGGGGACTTCGGTGCCGAGGCGTACGAAGGGCTGCAGCGCAACCAGCGGGCGCTGCTGGAGTGGTGCCAGGACCTGCGGCTGGCCGCGCGGGGGCTGGTCGACGCCCCCGCGCTGCGCGCCGCGCTGCTGCGGCCCGGCCAGGAGACCTACCAGCTCGCCCCGTACGAGCACACCCTCGCCTGCGAGAGCTGGCTGCGTTCGCCCGCCGGGGCGCCCGCCCCGGCCGTCCTCGCGACAGGAGACCCACGATGACCCTCACCCTGCCCTCCCACGTCAGCGCCACCGACGTGGAGGACGAACTGGTCCTGCTCAACGAGCGGGACGGCCGCTACTGGCACCTGAACCGGACCGGCGCGAAGATCCTGCGGCTGCTGCTGGCCGGCCACTCGCCCGAAGAGAGCGCCCGCCTGCTGACCCGCGACTGCCCGGACGCCGCCGAGCGCGCCCTGGCCGACGTACGGGCCCTGCTGGAGTCGCTGCGCGCCTCGCGTCTGGTCAAGCCGTCATGACCGTCCCGGTCGTCTCCGAACTGCCCGTACGGCTGAGCCGGCGGCGGCAGATCACCGCCCGGTGCGCCGTGGCAGCGGCCCGTGCCCTGATCCTGCTCCCGCCGCACCGCCTGGGACAGGTGCTGCGCGCCCTGCGCCACGGCGCCCGCCCGGCCCGCGCGGACCGGACGCTGAGCGCCCGGCAGGCCGTGGTCTCGGTCAGCGCCCGCTGCGCCGGACAGGGCTGTCTGCAGCGGTCGGTGGCCACGGCGCTGCTGTGCCGGCTGCGCGGCACCTGGCCCGACTGGTGCACGGGCGTGCGGACCCGGCCCTTCCGCGCCCACGCGTGGGTGGAGGCGCAGGGCGCGGCGGTCGGCGAGAGCGAGGACATGGCCCTCTACCACGTCACCATGAGCGTGCGGCACCCGCGTACGGGCCCGCGGCAGCCTCGTACGGGCACGTCACAGCCCCGTACGGACCCATCGCAGCCGCGTCAGGAGCACCGCCCATGAGCGCCGGCACCGCGAGCGCCCCGGCCGTCCGCACCGAGGAACTGACCAAGTTCTACGGTACCCACGAAGCCGTCACCGCACTGGACCTGACCGTGCCCGCGGGCATCACCTTCGGCTTCCTCGGCCCCAACGGCGCGGGCAAGAGCACCACCATCGGCATGCTGACGACGGTGCTGCGCCCCACCTACGGCCGGGCCGAGGTGGCCGGGTACGACGTGGCGCGCGCACCCGACCGGGTGCGCCGCCGGATCGGGCTGGTCTTCCAGGAGTCCACCCTGGACGCGGACCTGACCGCCGAGGAGAACCTGCGCTTCCAGGCCGACCTGTACGGCGTCCCCAGGGACCGGGCCCGCCGGGCCGTCGGCGAACTGCTGGAACTCGTCGACCTGGCGCCGCGCAAGGACACCCCGGTCCGTACGTTCTCCGGCGGCATGCGACGGCGGCTGGAGATCGCCCGCGGCCTGCTGCACACCCCGCGCGTGCTGTTCCTGGACGAACCCACCACCGGCCTGGACCCGCAGACCCGTACGGCGATCTGGGAGCATCTGCACCGGCTGCGCCGCGAGCAGGAGACCACCCTGTTCCTGACGACGCATCAGCTCGAAGAGGCCGAGAACTGCGACCGGATCGCCGTCATCGACCACGGCGAACTCGTCGTCCAGGGCTCCCCGGCGGAGCTGAAGGCGGTGATCGGCGCCGATCTGGTCACCCTGCGCACCGGCGACGACCGGGCGGCGGCACAGGCGGTGGGCGACCGCTTCGGCCTGGACGCCACCACCGGCCCGCACGGGGTCGAACTGCGTACGGCGGACGGGGCGGCCTTCGTCCCGCGACTGTGCGCCGAACTCGCCGTACCCGTCCACTCGGTGACCGTGACGCCGCCCACGCTGGACGACGTCTTCCTGCACTACACCGGCCGCACGATCCGGGAGGCCGAGGGCGGCGGGCCGATGCTGCTCCCGGGCCCGGTGATGAGGAGGTAGAGCATGGCCCGCACCCGAACGCCGGCCGGGACCGGGGAGGGACGGCCGGGCGGCGGCACGGCCGTGACCCCGGCGGACCCGGCGGACCCGACGGACCCGATGAGCGCGGTGAATCCGACGAACCCGACGGACCCGGTGAACCTGACGAAAACGCCGGACGGGCCGAACGCCCCGCCCCCGGTCCGCGAGCGCGGCGCGGAGGAAAGCCGGGAGCGTCCGGCCGCCGCCCTCGCCCGGGACCTGCGGACCGTACGTGTCCTGTGGCGGCGGGAGATGATCAGGTTCGGGCGGAACCGGCTGCGGATCGCCATGGGACTGCTGACCCCGCTGATGTTCCTGTTCATCCTGGGCACCGGGCTGAACGCGGCGCTGGGCAGCGGCGGTACGGCCTTCCAGGACTACCGCGCCTACCTCTTCCCCGGCGTCCTGGTGATGTCCGTACAGGCCCCCGCCCTGGCCGTCGGGTCCTCGATCGTCTGGGACCGCCAGGCGGGATTCCTGCGCCAGATGCTGGTGGCGCCCGTGCGCCGCAGTGCGCTGCTGGCCGGAACGTCCCTGGGCGGCGCCACCTCGGGCGCCTGCTACGGCGCGCTGGTCCTGGCGCTGGCCGGCTCCGTCGGCATCCCCTACCACCCGCGTCTGCTGCTGGCCCTGCTCGAACTCGCGCTGATCGCCTTCGCATTCACCGCCCTGGGCGTGGTCGCGGCGGTGTGCATCAAGCGGATCGAGACCTTCCAGATCGCGGTGAGCCTGGCCATGGGACCGTTGCTGTTCCTGTCCGGCGCGATGTTCGCGGTCGGCGGGCTGCCCGGCTGGCTGGGCATCGTGGTCCGGCTCAACCCGGTCACGTACGGGGTGGACGCGCTGCGCCGTACGCTGCCGGGCAACCTGGACCTGGGCGGTACGGCGAAGGGGCCGCAGTGGGGCGAGTGGACCCCGCCGGTCCTGCTGGAGGCGGGCGGGGTGCTGCTGCTGGCCCTGTTCGCCCTGGCGGTGGCGACCCGCCGCTTCTCGCGCGCCGACTGACCGGGCCGCCGGCCGGCCGGGCCATCGACCGACCCGGCCGCCGACCGACCGGCCCGCCGGGGCCGGGGCACGGAAAGCGCGGGGAGCCGGCGGCCGTCGGGCGGTGACGCCGGCTCCCCGCGTGAACTACAGGTCCCTACAGGCCCCTACAGGTCCCTGGGATAGGGCAGCGACTGGAAGTCCTGGTCGAGCTGCCGGGTGCCGCGGGGCAGCCGGCGTACGGCCTGCTCGGCCACCATCCGCCGGGGCAGCGGCGGATTGACCCGCCCCTCGGCGGGTTTGGCCAGCGACTGCAGGGCCCACGCGAAGGCGATCAGCGGCGCGATCCGCGCCCAGCGTTCCCGCGCGATGCCCAGGAACATCATCGACCGCAGGTACACGTACCAGACGTGGTAGCCGATGGGCGGCTCGCCGTTGGGGCCGTAGCCCATGGTGTGTACGGGGGTGGCCGGGTCCTCGCTGCGCGGGTCGTAGAGCACGCCCTCGCCGAAGTACCCGAACGCCGCCGTCAGACGCGGGTCGCCCGGGCCGTAGACCGTCTCCTCGTAGACGTGCAACTGGACCCGCGAGAGCACCTCCATGGGCTGCTTGACCGGTGTCACGAACGCGGTGAAGTTGCGCGGGTACTCAGGCGTCCGCACCATCTCCAGCCACCTGTCGCGCAGCGGCAGTTCGATGCCGCCGCCCAGGTAGCTGCCGATCGCGTTGTAGGCGTCCCGAACTTCCTGGGAGGGGTGGTAGAAGGTCAACTGGTCGAGCAGGTACCACATCTCGTTGGCTCTGCGGTCGCCGTGCATGCCCGGGACCGGTGGCAGGTCCGGGCCGCTGCCACGGCCGGCGGCTGTTGCGGCACCGGCGCCCGTGCCGGCCCCCGTACCGGCGCCGGAGGCGGGGCCGGCTGCCGCGGTGGCGGCCCAGCCCGTCTGTCCGGCGCCCACGGCCGCCGTGGCGGCGAGCGCGGTACGCAGTACGTGCCGTCGGCCCCATTCTCGCGGCATGGTTCTTCCCCTTACGTCGGGAACATCACCACGGGCCCCGTGGCCCCGGTCGCCAACACCGTAGGAGGTCCCGTGTCCCGGGCGCTTGGGCGTACGGTCACGCCCTTGTCCCGGCCCGTGTCCCGGCCGCACCCGGGGCGAGGGGCCGGTGGAGGGGAGCCGCGAGGCGGGGTACACGAAGGGGCGGCCCGCCGTCCGGCCGGCCGCCCCTTCGCCGTCAGCGCCCGTCGCGCTCCTTGCCCAAAAGGCCCGCCCGGCGCAGCGCGTCGGCCATCGCGCCGTTGGCCGGCGCGGCGTCCCGGCCGCCCCGGCGGTCCCCGCCCCGCTGCCGGTCACCGCCCTGCCGGCCGTCGCCCGCCCGGCCGCCGCCCTGGCGCTGCCGGGGCGCACCGCCCCGCCGCTCGCCGCGCTCGCCGGACCTGCCCCGCTCGCCCCTCTCCTTGCGCTCGCCGCCGTCGCCCGGCTCGTCCTCCAGCCGCAGCGTCAGCGAGATCCGCTTGCGCGGGATGTCGACGTCCATGACCTTGACCCGTACGACGTCCCCGGACTTCACCACGTCCCGCGGGTCCTTGACGAAGTTCTTGGACATCGCGGAGACATGGACCAGGCCGTCCTGGTGGACCCCGATGTCCACGAACGCCCCGAAGGCGGCGACATTGGTCACCACACCCTCCAGCATCATCCCCGGCCGCAGGTCACCGATCTTCTCCACGCCCTCCTTGAAGGTGGCCGTCCTGAACTCCGGCCGCGGGTCGCGCCCCGGCTTCTCCAGCTCCTGGAGGATGTCGGTGACCGTCGGCAGTCCGAAGGAGTCGTCGACGAAGTCGGCGGGCTTCAGGGCGCGCAGCACCGTCGTGTTGCCGATCAGCGAGGCGACCTCGGTACCGGCCGCCTTCACCATCCGGCGCACCACCGGGTACGCCTCCGGGTGCACGCTGGAGGCGTCCAGCGGGTCCTCACCGTCGCGGATGCGCAGGAAGCCCGCGCACTGCTCGTACGCCTTGGGGCCCAGCCGCGGCACGTCCTTGAGGGCCTTGCGGGCGCGGAAGGGGCCGTTGGCGTCCCGGTGGGCGACGATGTTCTCGGCCAGCCCGGAGCTGATCCCCGACACCCGCGACAGAAGCGGCGCGGAGGCGGTGTTGACGTCCACCCCGACCCCGTTGACG
Encoded proteins:
- a CDS encoding ABC transporter permease, which produces MARTRTPAGTGEGRPGGGTAVTPADPADPTDPMSAVNPTNPTDPVNLTKTPDGPNAPPPVRERGAEESRERPAAALARDLRTVRVLWRREMIRFGRNRLRIAMGLLTPLMFLFILGTGLNAALGSGGTAFQDYRAYLFPGVLVMSVQAPALAVGSSIVWDRQAGFLRQMLVAPVRRSALLAGTSLGGATSGACYGALVLALAGSVGIPYHPRLLLALLELALIAFAFTALGVVAAVCIKRIETFQIAVSLAMGPLLFLSGAMFAVGGLPGWLGIVVRLNPVTYGVDALRRTLPGNLDLGGTAKGPQWGEWTPPVLLEAGGVLLLALFALAVATRRFSRAD
- a CDS encoding lasso RiPP family leader peptide-containing protein, with the protein product MAEFETVYEPPTLVEIGDFADLTLGIWGCPHDWFGLSTPFAC
- a CDS encoding asparagine synthase-related protein produces the protein MEFLVLPDSPAADGIAEAARQAAGRDAARSPARTPSPARTPSLTRTLTHASGRPWLLGDWTDEELTLVTAGPRRLALLGTTRLDAGTARRALAAARTPHDLDAVARTLPGVFHLAASMDGRTRTQGTLSTYRQVFHTRVAGVTVAAASPAPLTALTGARTDDATLAVRLLAPLIPWPLSMRSVWTGIDQLPLGSWLHTDADGRSRTVRWWQPPEPDATPRQAAQAVRAALLDALSVRAGRHGTLSADLSGGMDSTSLCFLADTCGADLITHHWKPLDPANDDAHWAAQAAAHLPRARHHVVPARSGPTWYEAPPRPDEARAATEGPFTWNRNRLHMEQVARTVAADGSGLHLIGVGGDELFITLPTYLWSLARAHPLRSLPVVHRCRAANRWPLRATVKELLHSGTFARSLAVTADTLADPLRRPTDVRLRWGAEPRMPAWATRDAVEAVRSLLYEGAAAGQPPLAPGRAQHQILENVLFGGANVRQMDAAMARFGVRWQAPFLDDRVVEAALTIRIEDRFRRGSYKPVLAAAMRGIVPQPVLDRRTKGDFGAEAYEGLQRNQRALLEWCQDLRLAARGLVDAPALRAALLRPGQETYQLAPYEHTLACESWLRSPAGAPAPAVLATGDPR
- a CDS encoding lasso peptide biosynthesis B2 protein gives rise to the protein MTVPVVSELPVRLSRRRQITARCAVAAARALILLPPHRLGQVLRALRHGARPARADRTLSARQAVVSVSARCAGQGCLQRSVATALLCRLRGTWPDWCTGVRTRPFRAHAWVEAQGAAVGESEDMALYHVTMSVRHPRTGPRQPRTGTSQPRTDPSQPRQEHRP
- a CDS encoding lasso peptide biosynthesis PqqD family chaperone yields the protein MTLTLPSHVSATDVEDELVLLNERDGRYWHLNRTGAKILRLLLAGHSPEESARLLTRDCPDAAERALADVRALLESLRASRLVKPS
- a CDS encoding ATP-binding cassette domain-containing protein; translated protein: MSAGTASAPAVRTEELTKFYGTHEAVTALDLTVPAGITFGFLGPNGAGKSTTIGMLTTVLRPTYGRAEVAGYDVARAPDRVRRRIGLVFQESTLDADLTAEENLRFQADLYGVPRDRARRAVGELLELVDLAPRKDTPVRTFSGGMRRRLEIARGLLHTPRVLFLDEPTTGLDPQTRTAIWEHLHRLRREQETTLFLTTHQLEEAENCDRIAVIDHGELVVQGSPAELKAVIGADLVTLRTGDDRAAAQAVGDRFGLDATTGPHGVELRTADGAAFVPRLCAELAVPVHSVTVTPPTLDDVFLHYTGRTIREAEGGGPMLLPGPVMRR